Proteins encoded together in one Lathyrus oleraceus cultivar Zhongwan6 chromosome 5, CAAS_Psat_ZW6_1.0, whole genome shotgun sequence window:
- the LOC127081117 gene encoding secreted RxLR effector protein 161-like — translation MESCNPASTPMEPGTSLSKFDGGKHVEAGKYQSLVGSLRYLTCTRPDISLSVGIVSRFMEEPVYTHWKALKRIQRYIQGTVSLGMFYSNSYKYKLVGYSDSDWCGDIDDRKSTFGYVFFMENTAFTWLSKKQPIVTLLTCEAEYVAASWCVCHAI, via the coding sequence ATGGAAAGTTGTAATCCGGCTTCGACGCCAATGGAACCAGGAACAAGTTTGTCGAAATTTGATGGAGGAAAACATGTCGAAGCAGGCAAATATCAAAGTTTGGTAGGAAGTCTTCGCTATCTCACATGTACAAGACCAGATATCTCATTAAGTGTAGGCATTGTAAGTCGATTCATGGAGGAGCCAGTTTACACACATTGGAAAGCATTGAAGCGAATTCAGAGGTACATCCAAGGAACAGTGTCACTTGGGATGTTCTACTCTAATTCATACAAATACAAGTTGGTTGGTTACTCTGACAGTGATTGGTGCGGAGACATAGACGATCGAAAAAGCACTTTTGGATATGTGTTCTTCATGGAAAATACTGCATTCACTTGGCTTTCTAAAAAGCAGCCAATAGTAACACTTTTGACATGTGAAGCAGAATATGTAGCAGCATCCTGGTGCGTTTGTCATGCAATATAG